A single window of Apus apus isolate bApuApu2 chromosome 18, bApuApu2.pri.cur, whole genome shotgun sequence DNA harbors:
- the LOC127392330 gene encoding acrosin-like has product MGLCNVDQSGEFHSWFSHWLSEGAIDIAEEPRVLAPSLCLSLSVTVLVCLSLLLHVPPLLTISFCPASWPFPFSLLLCIQDPWTVGSGHICGGSLISPQWVLTAAHCFINASYISTWRVVIGANRLSRLGPEVQVRHIRQLLIHEHYNAPTHWNDIALLELDQPVQCSSYIQLACVPDISLRVQELKTCYVSGWGATTARSASVNESDVLQEARVHLIGTGICNSSWWYRGEIHHHHLCAGYEQGVIDTCQGDSGGPLVCKDNCGDYFWLVGLTSWGRGCARARQPGVYTSTQHFYNWILVQLGLRAAGRAAE; this is encoded by the exons ATGGGGCTCTGCAATGTGGACCAAAGTGGTGAATTTCATTCCTGGTTCTCCCACTGGCTCTCAGAAGGTGCCATTGACATAGCAGAAGAACCTAGAGTGTTG GCTCCaagtctctgtctctctctctctgtcactGTTCTTGTGtgtctctccctcctgctccatgTCCCACCGCTTCTCACTATATCCTTCTGTCCTGCTTCCTGgccctttcctttttcactcCTTCTCTGCATCCAGGATCCCTGGACAGTAGGCTCAGGGCACATATGTGGAGGGTCCCTCATCAGCCCACAGTGGGTCCTCACAGCAGCCCACTGCTTCATCAATGCCAG CTACATCTCCACGTGGCGCGTGGTGATCGGGGCCAACCGCTTGTCTCGGCTGGGCCCTGAGGTCCAAGTGCGCCACATCAGGCAGCTCCTGATCCACGAGCACTATAACGCACCCACGCATTGGAACGACATcgccctgctggagctggaccAGCCCGTCCAGTGCAGCTCCTACATACAGCTGGCCTGTGTGCCTGACATCTCGCTGAGAGTACAAGAGCTGAAAACCTGCTACGTCAGTGGCTGGGGTGCCACCACTGCCAGAT CAGCCTCTGTAAACGAGAGTGATGTCCTGCAGGAGGCCAGGGTGCACCTCATTGGTACCGGCATCTGTAACAGCAGCTGGTGGTACAGAGGGGAaatccaccaccaccacctgtGTGCTGGCTATGAACAGGGTGTTATCGACACCTGCCAG ggtgaCAGTGGTGGCCCTCTGGTCTGCAAAGATAACTGTGGTGACTACTTCTGGCTGGTTGGATTGACCAGCTGGGGGAGAGGATGTGCAAGAGCAAGACAGCCTGGGGTTTACACTTCCACACAGCACTTCTACAACTGGATCCTGGTGCAGCTGGGACTGcgtgcagcagggagggctgctgAATGA